Proteins from a genomic interval of Lolium perenne isolate Kyuss_39 chromosome 1, Kyuss_2.0, whole genome shotgun sequence:
- the LOC127308648 gene encoding probable trehalose-phosphate phosphatase 2 encodes MDLKTSHKSPLFVDPLSSLALPSAVMSYTTPASFPSSGLYLNTPKKNALPKQLEEVRAAGWLDLMMASSPPRKRQSKDLFPTDVQADDLDLRYRNWMVKYPSALTSFEGITELASGKRVALFLDYDGTLSPIVDNPANAVMSDEMRDAVRHVASLFPTAIISGRSRDKVFDFVKLTELYYAGSHGMDIMGPVRMSESSGHHVECVTSTDSEGKEVNLFQPASEFLPMIAEVFENLSESIKDIDGARMEDNKFCVSVHYRNVAPHDYEKVHQRVTAVLKDYPFLRLTHGRKVLEVRPVIDWNKGKAVEFLLESLGLSESEDVLPIYVGDDKTDEDAFKVLKANNRGFGILVSSMPKESDAFYSLRDPAEVMEFLRTLAAWKEESS; translated from the exons ATGGATCTGAAGACAAGCCACAAGTCTCCTCTTTTCGTTGATCCTCTCTCTTCATTAGCCTTGCCATCTGCCGTGATGTCCTACACAACACCAGCTAGCTTCCCCTCTTCGGGGCTGTACCTGAACACCCCAAAGAAGAATGCTCTGCCCAAACAACTCGAAGAAGTTCGTGCTGCTGGATGGCTCGATCTCATGATGGCCTCATCGCCTCCTCGCAAGAGGCAGAGCAAGGACCTCTTCCCCACTGATGTTCAAGCTGACGATCTTGATCTGCGATATCGTAACTGGATG GTGAAGTATCCTTCTGCTCTAACTTCATTTGAGGGAATCACTGAGCTCGCCAGTGGCAAAAGAGTGGCATTGTTTCTTGACTATGATGGAACTCTTTCGCCTATTGTGGACAATCCTGCAAATGCAGTAATGTCTGATGAG ATGCGTGATGCTGTGAGGCATGTGGCATCACTTTTTCCCACTGCTATCATTAGCGGAAGATCTCGTGACAAG GTCTTTGACTTTGTGAAACTAACCGAGCTGTACTACGCTGGAAGTCATGGAATGGACATCATGGGGCCTGTTAGGATGTCTGAGTCCAGTGGTCACCATGTCGAATGTGTTACATCCACTGATTCAGAG GGTAAAGAGGTCAATCTCTTCCAACCCGCAAGTGAGTTTTTACCTATGATAGCTGAG GTGTTTGAAAATCTCAGTGAGAGCATCAAGGACATCGACGGTGCAAGGATGGAAGATAACAAGTTTTGTGTGTCTGTGCATTACCGAAATGTTGCACCACAT GACTACGAAAAAGTTCATCAACGTGTAACTGCCGTTCTGAAGGATTACCcttttcttaggcttacccatggGAGGAAG GTTCTTGAAGTCCGCCCTGTGATTGACTGGAACAAGGGGAAAGCTGTAGAATTTTTGCTTGAATCGCTTGGACTAAGCGAGAGTGAAGATGTTCTTCCTATCTATGTTGGAGATGACAAGACGGATGAAGATGCATTCAAG GTTTTGAAGGCAAACAACCGTGGCTTTGGAATTCTAGTGTCATCTATGCCCAAGGAGAGTGATGCATTCTACTCCCTGAGAGATCCAGCCGAG GTAATGGAATTTCTGAGGACATTGGCAGCATGGAAGGAGGAATCAAGCTGA